From one Paeniglutamicibacter psychrophenolicus genomic stretch:
- a CDS encoding SH3 domain-containing protein, with the protein MKTFLFALVGALALTQGLLSAPSAGEGPGTATVVEKPLAAPAPAAAPATAPAMPVDASAQSIVLAGSSTVGASKPHYITTATIRPRSSKGAGARLGSATKGYKVWGTGKTSKGYTQIKFLGRTGWVKSNQLKRLVVAKYTAKQSTVLRSKANGGKKLATIGRDYTLGTVDNARNKSRSWVRVQYKGKTGWVALKHVKKASLGKAVGPGTRTYSDAAWSKAVSKNISRYCPRTTVRVSHRKNEYYAQSSPRRITLSRVGHPDPNAAPIKAVALHECAHIMQFKAYPRGFSKLVRHAEKINPRRDGYGIEHLADCMSDSMGAKRSGRLADGSTYYTGYHGKCSSTQKRAAAQLIAGKRPA; encoded by the coding sequence ATGAAAACATTCCTGTTTGCGCTCGTTGGCGCACTGGCCCTCACGCAGGGCCTGCTGTCCGCACCGTCGGCCGGCGAAGGGCCGGGCACGGCCACCGTCGTCGAGAAACCATTGGCGGCTCCGGCTCCGGCCGCTGCTCCGGCAACGGCACCGGCGATGCCGGTGGACGCATCCGCCCAGTCGATCGTGCTGGCCGGGTCCAGCACCGTCGGCGCTTCAAAGCCGCACTACATCACCACCGCCACCATCAGGCCGCGCAGCAGCAAGGGCGCCGGGGCCCGGCTGGGGTCGGCCACCAAGGGGTACAAGGTCTGGGGCACCGGCAAGACCTCGAAGGGCTACACCCAGATCAAGTTCCTGGGCCGCACCGGCTGGGTCAAGTCCAACCAGCTCAAGCGCCTGGTCGTGGCGAAGTACACCGCCAAGCAGTCGACCGTCCTGCGTTCGAAGGCCAACGGCGGCAAGAAGCTGGCGACCATTGGGCGGGACTACACCCTCGGAACCGTGGACAACGCCAGGAACAAGTCGCGTTCCTGGGTCCGGGTCCAGTACAAGGGAAAGACCGGCTGGGTCGCGCTGAAGCACGTGAAAAAGGCTTCACTGGGCAAGGCCGTGGGCCCGGGCACCCGGACGTACTCGGACGCGGCATGGTCCAAGGCGGTCTCCAAGAACATCTCCAGATACTGCCCGCGGACCACCGTGCGGGTGAGCCACCGCAAGAACGAGTACTACGCACAGTCCAGTCCACGGCGCATCACGCTGAGCCGGGTGGGCCACCCGGACCCGAACGCGGCACCGATCAAGGCCGTGGCCCTACACGAATGCGCGCACATCATGCAGTTCAAGGCGTATCCCAGGGGCTTCTCGAAGCTGGTTCGCCATGCGGAGAAGATCAACCCGCGCCGTGACGGATACGGGATCGAGCACCTGGCCGATTGCATGTCCGATTCGATGGGTGCCAAGCGCAGCGGACGCCTGGCCGACGGCAGCACCTACTACACCGGGTACCACGGCAAGTGCAGCAGCACGCAGAAGCGGGCGGCGGCCCAGTTGATCGCCGGCAAGCGACCGGCCTGA
- a CDS encoding uroporphyrinogen-III synthase, whose translation MSNPGVLAGRTALLLRSADRAAATVKVLAARGARTAVCRLIDFELPADTAELDARLRRMLSGHYDWCVFTSVNTLTALGARAAALGVELRIPSGTRVAVVGEATAQAVRALGAHIDFMPATDHSARGMLADWQDLRTSAARVFAPQADIASATLRDGFAAHGWDADIVIAYNTVTAPADPARALHASGIGHPPALPEGGYLLTVPELPEALAGIDAVMFSSPSTVDKFLALLPDPATRLTGGQALIAIGDSTAKRLREHGLEPSGIAALPTPEGLADAWEAAVVATRHPASTLAASTHAASTDPAT comes from the coding sequence ATGTCGAATCCCGGGGTGTTGGCGGGGCGCACCGCCCTGCTGCTGCGCAGTGCCGACCGTGCCGCGGCGACCGTAAAGGTCCTTGCGGCACGCGGCGCACGCACCGCCGTGTGCCGGCTCATCGACTTCGAGCTGCCCGCCGACACCGCGGAACTCGATGCGCGCCTGCGGCGAATGCTTTCCGGGCACTACGACTGGTGCGTGTTCACCTCCGTCAACACGCTCACCGCGCTGGGCGCCCGGGCCGCGGCGCTGGGCGTGGAATTGCGCATCCCCTCCGGCACCCGGGTCGCGGTGGTCGGCGAAGCCACCGCGCAGGCCGTGCGTGCACTCGGCGCGCACATCGACTTCATGCCCGCCACCGACCACTCGGCCCGCGGCATGCTCGCCGACTGGCAGGATTTGCGCACCTCGGCCGCACGGGTGTTCGCCCCGCAGGCGGACATCGCCTCGGCCACGCTGCGCGACGGATTCGCGGCGCACGGCTGGGATGCGGACATCGTCATCGCCTACAACACCGTGACCGCCCCGGCGGATCCGGCACGTGCACTGCATGCTTCGGGGATCGGGCATCCGCCCGCGCTGCCCGAGGGCGGGTACCTGCTCACGGTCCCCGAACTCCCCGAGGCCCTGGCCGGGATCGATGCGGTCATGTTCTCCTCGCCGAGCACCGTCGACAAGTTCCTGGCACTGCTCCCGGACCCCGCTACGCGCCTGACCGGGGGCCAAGCGCTGATCGCCATCGGGGACAGCACCGCCAAGCGGCTGCGCGAGCATGGGCTGGAACCCTCGGGCATCGCCGCCCTGCCGACCCCCGAGGGGCTTGCGGACGCCTGGGAAGCCGCCGTTGTTGCCACCCGCCACCCAGCTTCCACGCTTGCCGCCTCCACCCATGCAGCCTCCACCGATCCAGCCACCTAA
- a CDS encoding ferrochelatase, which produces MSQGFDPRTGYDENGVMAPKAYDAILLASFGGPEGQDDVIPFLRNVTKGRGIPDERLEEVATHYRANGGVSPINAQNRALKAALEAELAARGIAVPVYWGNRNWAPYVGQTIEQIHAEGHRRVLMLSTSAYSGYSSCRQYREDLGVALRETGLEGKLEVDKVRQYFDTPGFVTPFMGGLRDSLAEVRAQLAAAGNPGGEIKIVFVTHSIPTSDAQAAGPRDLVAELDTDLYSAQHLAVADAILAGVPEAAGLEHSLVFQSRSGAPHVPWLEPDINDALTEYKTAGVAGVVVMPIGFVSDHMEVLWDLDTEAKETCAELGLAFHRAPTPGTHADFVSGMVDLVSERLAGSDGAALKPGRASVAELGPWFDVCRPNCCAKVMRDGTVKPTIAAVDSEVGVPAP; this is translated from the coding sequence ATGAGCCAGGGCTTCGATCCGCGCACCGGGTACGACGAGAACGGGGTGATGGCCCCCAAGGCGTACGACGCGATCCTGCTGGCCTCCTTCGGCGGACCGGAGGGGCAGGACGACGTGATCCCGTTCCTGCGCAACGTCACCAAGGGCCGCGGCATCCCGGACGAGCGACTCGAGGAGGTCGCCACCCACTACCGCGCCAACGGCGGGGTGTCCCCGATCAACGCGCAGAACCGCGCGCTGAAGGCGGCCCTCGAGGCCGAGCTGGCCGCCCGCGGCATCGCCGTGCCGGTCTACTGGGGCAACCGCAACTGGGCGCCCTATGTCGGGCAGACCATCGAGCAGATCCACGCCGAGGGCCACCGCCGGGTGCTGATGCTTTCCACCAGCGCGTACTCCGGCTACTCCTCCTGCCGCCAGTACCGCGAGGACCTGGGCGTCGCGCTGCGCGAGACCGGCCTGGAGGGCAAGCTCGAGGTCGACAAGGTGCGCCAGTACTTCGACACCCCCGGATTCGTCACCCCGTTCATGGGCGGGCTGCGCGATTCGCTGGCCGAGGTCCGGGCGCAGCTGGCCGCGGCCGGCAACCCCGGCGGCGAGATCAAGATCGTCTTCGTCACCCACTCCATCCCGACCTCCGACGCGCAGGCCGCCGGCCCGCGCGACCTGGTCGCGGAGCTGGACACCGACCTGTACTCGGCCCAGCACCTCGCGGTGGCCGACGCGATCCTGGCCGGGGTGCCCGAGGCCGCCGGCCTGGAGCACTCCCTGGTCTTCCAGTCCCGCTCCGGCGCCCCGCATGTGCCGTGGCTGGAACCGGACATCAACGACGCGCTCACCGAGTACAAGACAGCCGGCGTCGCCGGGGTCGTGGTGATGCCCATCGGCTTCGTCTCGGACCACATGGAGGTCCTCTGGGACCTGGACACCGAGGCGAAGGAAACCTGCGCCGAACTCGGACTGGCCTTCCACCGCGCCCCGACCCCCGGCACCCACGCGGACTTCGTCTCCGGCATGGTCGACCTGGTCTCCGAGCGCCTGGCCGGGTCCGACGGTGCCGCGCTGAAGCCGGGCCGCGCCTCGGTCGCCGAGCTCGGTCCCTGGTTCGATGTCTGCCGCCCCAACTGCTGCGCCAAGGTGATGCGCGACGGCACCGTCAAGCCCACCATCGCCGCCGTCGACTCCGAGGTCGGGGTGCCCGCACCATGA
- the hemE gene encoding uroporphyrinogen decarboxylase → MTLSQNHPLMDGRTANSPLITAYRGQKPSRRPVWFMRQAGRSLPEYRKLREGTEMLESCLRPEMASEITLQPVRRHDVDAGIFFSDIVIPLKLAGIDVDIVPGVGPVLGTPVRTAADVRALPKMTDASLDPIREAVAMTVEQLGNTPLIGFAGAPFTVAAYMVEGRPSRDHMGPRTMMHAEPGVWEELANWAADASGAFLRAQIEAGASAGQLFDSWAGSLSLADYTNFVAPASARALDVVRGTGVPLVHFGTGTGELLGAMRNVGVDVMGVDYRIPLDEANRRLGGDIPLQGNIDPALLSAPWEILEVHVREVLAAGDTAVSHVANLGHGVPPETNPETLTRVVELIHSIPVAGR, encoded by the coding sequence ATGACGTTGAGCCAGAACCACCCGCTGATGGACGGTCGTACCGCCAATTCCCCGTTGATTACCGCCTACCGCGGCCAGAAGCCAAGCCGCAGACCCGTGTGGTTCATGCGCCAGGCAGGCCGTTCGCTGCCCGAATACCGCAAGTTGCGCGAGGGCACCGAAATGCTTGAGTCGTGCCTGCGCCCCGAGATGGCCTCGGAAATCACCTTGCAGCCGGTGCGCCGGCACGACGTGGATGCCGGGATCTTCTTCTCCGACATCGTCATCCCGCTGAAGCTCGCGGGCATCGACGTCGACATCGTCCCGGGCGTCGGCCCCGTGCTGGGCACCCCGGTGCGCACCGCCGCCGACGTGCGTGCGCTGCCGAAGATGACCGACGCCTCGCTGGACCCGATCCGCGAGGCCGTCGCGATGACCGTCGAGCAGCTGGGCAACACCCCGCTGATCGGCTTCGCCGGCGCCCCGTTCACCGTTGCCGCCTACATGGTCGAGGGACGCCCGTCCCGCGACCACATGGGCCCGCGCACCATGATGCATGCCGAGCCCGGCGTCTGGGAAGAACTGGCGAACTGGGCCGCCGACGCCTCCGGTGCGTTCCTCCGAGCCCAGATCGAGGCCGGCGCCTCCGCCGGGCAGCTCTTCGACTCCTGGGCCGGCTCGCTCTCGCTGGCCGACTACACCAACTTCGTCGCCCCGGCCTCGGCCCGCGCCCTGGATGTCGTGCGCGGCACCGGCGTCCCGCTGGTGCACTTCGGCACAGGCACCGGTGAACTGCTTGGCGCCATGCGCAACGTCGGCGTCGACGTCATGGGCGTTGACTACCGCATTCCGCTGGACGAGGCCAACCGCCGCCTCGGCGGGGACATCCCGCTGCAGGGCAACATCGACCCGGCGCTGCTGTCGGCCCCCTGGGAGATCCTCGAGGTGCACGTGCGCGAGGTGCTCGCCGCGGGTGACACCGCCGTGTCGCACGTGGCAAACCTGGGCCACGGCGTGCCGCCGGAGACCAACCCGGAAACCCTCACGCGTGTGGTTGAACTCATCCACTCGATCCCCGTGGCCGGGCGTTAA
- the hemB gene encoding porphobilinogen synthase, with translation MSFPARRPRRLRTTPAMRRLTAELTLAPPQLILPAFVREGLTEPNPITSMPGVVQHTMDTLKAAAAEAVELGLGGIMLFGIPETRDATGSAGLDPKGILNLGIEAVRAEVGDELVIMSDVCLDEFTDHGHCGVLDAAGNVDNDATLEIYGQLAVAQANAGAHIVAPSGMMDGQVGIIRQALDEAGHQDVSILAYAAKYASAFYGPFREAVDSQLTGDRRTYQMDAANRREAMLEVELDLAEGADMVMVKPAMSYLDVLADVAAMSPVPVSAYQISGEYAMIEAAAANGWIDRRAAILESVLGIRRAGADTVLTYWASEIAQWLKEGK, from the coding sequence ATGTCATTCCCCGCCCGCAGGCCCCGCCGCCTGCGCACCACCCCCGCCATGCGCCGGCTCACCGCCGAGCTGACCCTGGCCCCCCCACAGCTGATCCTGCCCGCGTTCGTCCGCGAAGGCCTGACCGAGCCCAACCCGATCACCTCCATGCCCGGGGTCGTGCAGCACACCATGGACACGCTCAAGGCAGCCGCGGCCGAGGCCGTCGAGCTGGGCCTGGGCGGCATCATGCTCTTTGGCATCCCGGAGACCCGCGACGCGACCGGCAGCGCCGGCCTTGACCCGAAGGGCATCCTGAACCTGGGCATCGAGGCGGTGCGCGCCGAGGTCGGCGACGAGCTGGTCATCATGTCCGATGTCTGCCTGGACGAGTTCACCGACCACGGCCACTGCGGCGTGCTGGATGCGGCGGGCAACGTCGATAACGACGCGACCCTGGAAATCTACGGCCAGCTCGCCGTGGCCCAGGCCAACGCCGGAGCGCACATCGTCGCCCCTTCGGGCATGATGGACGGCCAGGTCGGCATCATTCGCCAGGCCCTGGATGAGGCAGGCCACCAGGACGTCTCGATCCTGGCCTACGCCGCCAAGTACGCCAGCGCGTTCTACGGCCCGTTCCGTGAGGCGGTGGATTCCCAGCTGACCGGGGACCGCCGCACCTACCAGATGGACGCCGCAAACCGCCGCGAGGCCATGCTCGAGGTCGAACTCGACCTGGCCGAGGGCGCCGACATGGTCATGGTCAAACCCGCCATGAGCTACCTCGACGTGCTGGCCGACGTCGCCGCCATGTCCCCGGTTCCGGTCTCCGCCTACCAGATCAGTGGCGAGTACGCGATGATCGAGGCCGCCGCAGCCAACGGCTGGATCGACCGCCGCGCAGCAATCCTCGAATCCGTGCTGGGCATCCGCCGCGCCGGCGCCGACACCGTGTTGACCTACTGGGCTTCTGAAATCGCCCAGTGGCTGAAAGAAGGAAAGTAA
- a CDS encoding glutamyl-tRNA reductase, whose amino-acid sequence MVLLSLVASHSDIDLETVAKISADASQVASVVLASASPVAGAITLATCNRYEIYCEVPQSEDVPAARSEVITQIAASTGLSEATISTALVSKTETEVIEHLFSVGAGLDSAVIGEREIAGQVRRALNEAQAAGTATGSLVRLFQAASRTAKDVGSRTSLGSRGLSVVSVALDLATDLSREPDWGSKNIVIFGTGAYAGATMSLLRERAAHNVSVFSASGRSEAFVATRGGTALDESTLEAALEAADVIIGCSGSDHRLMAADIASLDRGSRPLIAIDLALTHDFDPELGSLANVELINLESVRMAAPEEQAQSLRQARGIVLDAAEAFAAEQRERAADAAIVALRRHTQKVLEAEVEKVRAQHGCTAAAEEVEFAMRRMMRQLLHVPTVRARELAAAGRAGDYIDALETLYGLEVEVPVAPSMKKSGTCPVTGIQGTEAGNLAGADSIQQAG is encoded by the coding sequence GTGGTTTTACTATCTCTCGTTGCCTCTCATTCAGACATCGACCTCGAGACCGTGGCAAAGATCAGTGCCGACGCCTCCCAGGTCGCTTCCGTCGTGCTCGCTTCGGCCAGCCCTGTTGCCGGCGCCATCACCCTGGCCACCTGCAACCGCTACGAAATCTATTGCGAAGTGCCGCAATCAGAGGACGTACCTGCCGCGCGCTCGGAGGTGATCACCCAGATTGCCGCCAGCACCGGGCTTTCCGAGGCCACCATCTCCACCGCGCTGGTCTCCAAGACCGAGACCGAAGTCATCGAGCACCTCTTTTCCGTCGGCGCCGGACTTGATTCCGCCGTCATCGGGGAGCGAGAGATCGCCGGCCAGGTGCGCCGCGCCCTGAACGAGGCGCAGGCAGCCGGGACCGCCACCGGTTCCCTGGTCCGGCTCTTCCAGGCCGCCTCGCGCACCGCCAAGGACGTCGGATCGCGGACCTCGCTGGGATCGCGCGGCCTCTCGGTCGTCTCCGTGGCGCTGGATTTGGCCACCGACCTGAGCCGCGAGCCCGACTGGGGCTCCAAGAACATCGTCATCTTCGGCACCGGCGCCTATGCCGGGGCCACCATGTCCCTCTTGCGCGAGCGCGCGGCCCACAACGTCTCGGTGTTTTCCGCCTCGGGCCGGTCCGAGGCCTTCGTCGCCACCCGCGGGGGAACCGCGCTGGACGAGTCCACGCTCGAGGCCGCCCTCGAGGCCGCCGATGTCATCATCGGGTGCAGCGGTTCGGACCACCGCCTGATGGCCGCCGACATCGCGAGCCTTGACCGCGGTTCCCGCCCGTTGATCGCCATCGACCTGGCCCTGACCCACGACTTCGACCCGGAACTCGGCTCGCTGGCGAACGTGGAGCTGATCAACCTGGAGTCGGTGCGCATGGCAGCCCCCGAGGAGCAGGCGCAGTCGCTGCGCCAGGCCCGCGGCATCGTGCTCGACGCGGCCGAGGCCTTCGCCGCCGAACAGCGTGAGCGTGCAGCGGATGCCGCCATCGTGGCCCTGCGCCGGCACACCCAAAAGGTCCTGGAGGCCGAGGTCGAGAAGGTCCGCGCCCAGCACGGCTGCACAGCCGCTGCCGAGGAAGTCGAATTCGCCATGCGCCGGATGATGCGCCAGCTGCTGCACGTGCCCACGGTCCGTGCCCGCGAGCTGGCCGCGGCCGGGCGCGCCGGGGATTACATCGACGCCCTGGAGACGCTGTACGGGCTTGAGGTCGAGGTGCCGGTGGCACCCTCGATGAAGAAGTCGGGCACCTGTCCGGTCACCGGCATCCAGGGCACCGAGGCCGGGAACCTCGCCGGGGCCGACTCCATCCAGCAGGCCGGTTAG
- the hemQ gene encoding hydrogen peroxide-dependent heme synthase translates to MSAVESNSPVIRDREAAGADATMYYTLWTVFKRDSDLDRSEGVEAFDALVAELAAEGVTLRGTYDVSAMREDADVMTWVHGPTAESLQAAVRKIRRSYLFAETTIVYSTMAVHREAEFAKDHSPAFARGVAPEAWMTVYPFVRSTDWYLLDPKERGKMLRDHGILGRDFPGVLANTVAAFAFSDFEWQICLEAPDMIDLVDMMRHLRYTEARNHVREEIPFYTGRRISTAEVAEVLR, encoded by the coding sequence ATGAGTGCAGTGGAATCCAATTCACCCGTCATCCGCGACCGCGAAGCAGCGGGTGCCGACGCGACCATGTACTACACCCTGTGGACCGTCTTCAAGCGCGATTCGGACCTGGACCGGTCCGAGGGCGTCGAGGCGTTCGACGCACTGGTGGCCGAGCTGGCCGCCGAGGGCGTGACCCTGCGCGGCACCTACGACGTTTCCGCCATGCGCGAGGACGCCGACGTGATGACCTGGGTGCACGGCCCGACCGCCGAGTCCCTGCAGGCCGCGGTGCGCAAGATCCGCCGTTCCTACCTCTTCGCCGAGACCACCATCGTCTACTCGACCATGGCCGTGCACCGCGAGGCGGAATTCGCCAAGGACCACTCGCCGGCATTCGCCCGCGGCGTTGCCCCCGAGGCCTGGATGACCGTCTACCCGTTCGTCCGCTCCACCGACTGGTACCTGCTTGACCCGAAGGAACGCGGCAAGATGCTGCGCGACCACGGCATCCTGGGCCGCGACTTCCCCGGCGTGCTGGCCAACACCGTGGCGGCCTTCGCCTTTTCCGACTTCGAATGGCAGATCTGCCTCGAGGCCCCGGACATGATCGATTTGGTCGACATGATGCGCCACCTGCGCTACACCGAGGCCCGCAACCACGTGCGCGAGGAAATCCCGTTCTACACCGGCCGCCGCATCTCCACCGCCGAGGTCGCCGAGGTCCTGCGATGA
- the hemC gene encoding hydroxymethylbilane synthase yields the protein MSASRFTIGTRGSALATTQTGHVASQLHEIAQVPYDTVLVKTEGDVTTGPLSQLGGTGVFAAALRQALYEGTCDMAVHSLKDLPTTQPAGLVIAATPARADVRDALCARDGLFLAELPEGATVGTGSPRRAAQLLAFRPDLRIVDIRGNVGTRLGRVKGSPAQKDDGGVGRTAQGDLDAVILAAAGLERLGLDSHITEYLDPEIMLPAPGQGSLAVEVRTGGTGHASVDAALETMDDSDTRLAVTAERALLARLEAGCAAPIGALATVRGDELVLDSVACKVDGSDTMRRSATTRELTLDGAAALGVALAEQLLREGAAELAGL from the coding sequence ATGAGCGCCTCCCGCTTCACCATCGGCACCCGCGGCTCCGCGCTGGCCACCACCCAGACCGGGCATGTCGCGTCGCAGTTGCACGAGATCGCCCAGGTCCCCTACGACACCGTGCTGGTGAAAACCGAGGGCGACGTGACCACCGGTCCGCTCTCGCAGCTCGGCGGCACCGGCGTGTTCGCCGCCGCCCTGCGCCAGGCACTGTACGAGGGTACCTGCGACATGGCGGTGCACTCGCTCAAGGACCTGCCCACCACGCAGCCGGCCGGCCTGGTCATCGCCGCCACCCCGGCGCGCGCGGACGTGCGCGACGCGCTGTGCGCCCGCGACGGGCTCTTCCTGGCCGAGCTGCCCGAGGGCGCCACCGTGGGCACCGGTTCCCCGCGCCGCGCCGCGCAACTGCTGGCCTTCCGCCCGGACCTGAGAATCGTGGACATCCGCGGCAACGTCGGCACCCGGCTTGGCAGGGTCAAGGGCTCGCCGGCGCAGAAGGACGACGGGGGAGTGGGGCGCACCGCCCAGGGCGACCTGGACGCGGTGATCCTGGCCGCAGCCGGCCTGGAACGCCTGGGCCTGGACTCGCACATCACCGAGTACCTCGACCCGGAAATCATGCTCCCGGCCCCCGGCCAGGGGTCCCTGGCCGTGGAGGTGCGGACCGGCGGCACCGGACACGCATCGGTGGACGCGGCGCTGGAAACCATGGACGACTCCGACACGCGCCTAGCGGTCACCGCCGAACGCGCGCTGCTGGCACGCCTCGAGGCCGGCTGCGCCGCGCCCATCGGCGCCCTGGCCACCGTCCGCGGGGACGAATTGGTGCTTGACTCGGTGGCCTGCAAGGTCGACGGATCCGACACCATGCGGCGCTCCGCCACCACCCGGGAGCTTACGCTCGACGGGGCAGCGGCCCTGGGCGTCGCCCTGGCGGAGCAATTGCTGCGCGAGGGCGCGGCCGAGCTGGCGGGACTGTAG
- a CDS encoding protoporphyrinogen/coproporphyrinogen oxidase, with translation MPNVEEQPRRGSANEAGTARRLSGAAADLDDGTSGTTPVTDTPSADDAAGTADAATPGTATPTAAAAETAPAKARRTPVASNAAAHAMRLLARARGTEAATPGPRGQLAADLDDGTSRTAPVTDTPSADAADGTADAATPETATPDTAAPAPGAAAAEKAPAKARRAPVASNAAAHAMRLLARARGTEAAAPGPSGPLAVVIGGGISGLVAARELAISGHRVQVHEASAAFGGCVGVHEVAGLRLDAGAESFATRSTAVADLLGELGLGDDITTPEPGGAWLYLKRGHESVAQPLPATGILGIPGDPWAEEVRSAVGRAGALRAAADLITPVSKKITEGHMSLGALVRSRMGSAVLENLVTPVVSGVHSADPDTLDVDAIAPGLRAAVLKHGSLARAVAAMRAAAPAGSAVASVVGGMNRLTAALLADLLSAGVELHANSAVVALEPHEGTSGFRVLLADAPAPAAAKHVRPGRAGKPPAETAPVPETPAAPREVLAERVVVATGGTIAVDLLVGVDEAFAIHRPAPGAGISLVTLVIDKPELDDAPRGTGLLVAPTADNVGAKALTHATAKWQWLGDESGPGSHVLRLSYGRLNDVASALVNADDASLRNAALADASVLLGMEITAGDVLGFDVVRYSGALPFATTGHAARVAAIREIASAHPGLELVGAWLAGTGLAAVVNDTRKRLRITAS, from the coding sequence GTGCCAAACGTCGAAGAGCAGCCACGCCGTGGCTCGGCCAATGAAGCCGGAACGGCCCGGCGCCTTTCGGGCGCTGCGGCGGACCTCGACGACGGGACATCCGGGACCACTCCGGTGACCGATACGCCTTCGGCCGACGACGCCGCCGGCACCGCGGATGCGGCAACGCCTGGCACGGCGACACCGACGGCAGCAGCCGCCGAGACGGCACCGGCCAAGGCACGGCGCACCCCGGTCGCCTCCAACGCCGCGGCCCACGCCATGCGCCTGCTGGCCCGTGCCCGCGGCACCGAAGCCGCAACCCCCGGCCCACGCGGCCAGCTCGCGGCGGACCTCGACGACGGGACATCCAGGACCGCGCCGGTGACCGACACGCCTTCGGCCGACGCCGCCGATGGCACCGCGGATGCGGCAACACCTGAAACGGCAACGCCTGACACGGCGGCACCGGCACCGGGGGCAGCTGCCGCCGAGAAGGCACCGGCCAAGGCCCGGCGCGCCCCCGTCGCCTCCAACGCCGCGGCCCACGCCATGCGCCTGCTGGCCCGGGCCCGCGGGACCGAAGCCGCAGCCCCCGGCCCCAGCGGCCCGCTCGCGGTGGTCATCGGCGGCGGCATCTCCGGGCTCGTGGCCGCCCGCGAACTGGCCATCAGCGGACACCGCGTCCAGGTCCACGAGGCCTCCGCGGCCTTCGGCGGTTGCGTGGGCGTCCACGAGGTCGCCGGACTCAGGCTGGATGCCGGCGCAGAATCCTTCGCCACCCGATCCACCGCCGTCGCCGACCTGCTGGGCGAACTGGGCCTGGGCGATGACATCACCACCCCGGAACCCGGGGGCGCCTGGCTGTATTTGAAGCGCGGGCATGAATCGGTCGCCCAGCCGCTGCCGGCCACCGGCATCCTGGGCATCCCCGGGGACCCGTGGGCCGAAGAGGTGCGCAGCGCCGTGGGACGCGCCGGGGCCCTGCGCGCCGCCGCCGACCTGATCACCCCGGTCTCGAAGAAGATCACCGAGGGCCACATGTCCCTCGGCGCGCTGGTCCGTTCCCGGATGGGCTCGGCGGTGCTGGAAAACCTGGTGACCCCCGTGGTCTCGGGCGTGCACTCGGCCGATCCCGACACCCTTGACGTCGACGCCATTGCCCCCGGGCTGCGTGCCGCGGTGCTCAAGCACGGCTCGCTGGCCCGCGCCGTGGCGGCCATGCGCGCAGCGGCCCCGGCCGGATCCGCCGTCGCCTCGGTGGTCGGGGGCATGAACCGGCTCACCGCAGCCCTGCTGGCCGACCTGTTGTCCGCGGGCGTCGAATTGCACGCCAACAGCGCCGTGGTGGCGCTGGAACCCCACGAGGGCACCTCCGGCTTCCGCGTTCTGCTGGCTGACGCCCCGGCCCCGGCCGCCGCGAAGCACGTACGTCCCGGGCGGGCGGGCAAGCCCCCGGCCGAGACGGCCCCCGTCCCCGAGACCCCGGCCGCGCCCCGCGAGGTGCTGGCCGAACGCGTCGTGGTGGCCACCGGCGGGACAATCGCAGTCGACCTGCTGGTCGGCGTCGACGAGGCCTTCGCCATCCACCGCCCGGCACCCGGCGCGGGCATTTCCCTGGTCACCCTGGTCATCGACAAGCCGGAGCTCGACGACGCCCCGCGCGGGACCGGCCTGCTGGTCGCGCCCACCGCGGACAACGTCGGGGCCAAGGCGCTGACCCACGCGACCGCCAAGTGGCAGTGGCTGGGCGACGAATCGGGCCCCGGCTCGCACGTGCTGCGCCTGTCCTACGGCCGGCTCAACGACGTGGCGTCCGCGCTGGTGAACGCCGACGACGCCTCGCTGCGCAACGCGGCGCTGGCCGACGCCTCGGTGCTGCTGGGCATGGAAATCACCGCCGGGGACGTGCTGGGCTTCGACGTCGTGCGCTATTCCGGCGCGCTGCCCTTCGCGACCACCGGGCACGCGGCGCGCGTGGCGGCGATCCGCGAGATCGCCTCCGCGCACCCGGGCCTCGAGCTGGTCGGCGCCTGGCTGGCCGGCACCGGTCTGGCCGCCGTTGTCAACGACACCCGCAAGCGGCTGCGCATCACCGCCAGCTGA